A DNA window from Nitratidesulfovibrio sp. SRB-5 contains the following coding sequences:
- a CDS encoding LysE family translocator, with product MAFGTWFTYFLLMTAIAYTPGPMTMFSMSTSVRNGFARTVPAIVGGSCAYCVQMVVVYFGLGAIVQGSVVVFNCIKWVGVAYLVVLALKNWRAVPMAGDQGDAHPAPTPRRQFCLGFATGMSNPKSILVFTVLFPQFIEPAHYTAHFCILAGSFFVIQGSSAVSYALFGARVFRWLRRRSLEHLQHKATATILFGAAGMLAVSRR from the coding sequence ATGGCATTCGGCACCTGGTTCACCTATTTCCTGCTCATGACGGCCATCGCGTACACGCCGGGGCCCATGACCATGTTCTCCATGTCCACCAGCGTGCGCAACGGCTTTGCCCGCACCGTGCCCGCCATTGTGGGCGGCTCGTGCGCCTACTGCGTGCAGATGGTGGTGGTGTATTTCGGACTGGGGGCCATCGTGCAGGGTTCGGTGGTGGTGTTCAACTGCATTAAGTGGGTGGGGGTGGCCTATCTGGTGGTGCTGGCCCTGAAGAACTGGCGCGCCGTGCCCATGGCCGGGGACCAGGGCGATGCACACCCCGCCCCGACCCCGCGCAGGCAGTTCTGCCTGGGCTTTGCCACGGGCATGTCCAACCCCAAGTCCATTCTGGTGTTCACCGTGCTCTTTCCGCAGTTCATCGAACCCGCCCACTACACCGCGCATTTCTGCATTCTGGCGGGCAGCTTCTTCGTCATTCAGGGCAGCAGCGCGGTGTCGTACGCCCTGTTCGGGGCGCGGGTGTTCCGCTGGCTGCGGCGCCGGTCGCTGGAGCACCTCCAGCACAAGGCCACGGCGACCATCCTGTTCGGCGCGGCGGGCATGCTGGCGGTCAGCAGACGGTAG
- a CDS encoding methyl-accepting chemotaxis protein has translation MRSIKLTLLVGLCLAVIVPFVVIYSIIHARVSDQAVAAFSTATRNEITQVDRAMGFLLDDARRNAAMLAASPLNELIDERVTSYLGPEEKPRTPAPDDAYGQQMSPLLQWIKASHPSYDSVYMGTRWGGNVLSNVQGTRKSYDPRTRVWWQVALKDTSQPQVTAAYKGTTGDAMISVAKAYVRGGEAVAVAAIDLTLNELSDAMSTIRLGKSGYVLLVQGDGTVVANPRDKAMNFKNIADAGDPAFKTLFDLGSGSAQVSIGGTRCLAEVFTSPRLGWRFIGIIDRAEVLAGANDLLFQIGMVMAVSVVVILAALGLFMDRLVVRGLLRVTAFLRGISQGDYATRIGLARRDEIGQIYTALDEMAATLEGNIAEITHKTEEAERRARDAQEASGRAEAACAMAEVAQREGMQAAALRLEDVVAHVTAASAEIARQTEEIRHGAGVQGQRIAETATAMEEMNATVLEVARNAGKAATESSAARDKAVDGERTVQHSMEAMRATRDRTMGLKANMDNLGRQAESIGTIMTVIEDIADQTNLLALNAAIEAARAGDAGRGFAVVADEVRKLAEKTMGATKQVGDSIRAIQAEARQNMQAVEGAVQDMERAVELTGTSGQALEEIVRGVETSADQIQGIATAAEQQSATSDEINRSIDEINRITADTAHGVARTSDAVRELSEQMALIGGIIRELKGAN, from the coding sequence ATGCGCTCCATCAAGCTTACCTTGCTCGTGGGCCTTTGCCTTGCCGTCATCGTTCCCTTCGTGGTCATCTATTCCATCATCCACGCCCGGGTCAGCGACCAGGCCGTGGCCGCCTTTTCCACCGCCACCCGCAACGAGATCACGCAGGTGGACCGGGCCATGGGCTTTCTGCTGGACGACGCCCGGCGCAACGCGGCCATGCTTGCCGCCAGCCCCCTGAACGAACTGATCGACGAACGGGTGACCAGCTACCTCGGCCCCGAGGAAAAGCCCCGCACCCCCGCCCCGGACGATGCCTACGGCCAGCAGATGAGCCCGCTGTTGCAGTGGATCAAGGCCTCTCATCCCAGCTACGACAGCGTGTACATGGGCACCCGCTGGGGCGGCAACGTGCTCAGCAACGTGCAGGGCACCCGCAAGAGCTACGACCCGCGCACCCGGGTGTGGTGGCAGGTGGCGCTGAAGGACACCTCGCAACCGCAGGTCACCGCCGCCTACAAGGGCACCACCGGCGATGCCATGATCAGCGTGGCCAAGGCGTACGTGCGCGGCGGCGAGGCCGTGGCCGTGGCCGCCATAGACCTGACCCTGAACGAACTCTCCGACGCCATGTCCACCATCCGCCTGGGCAAAAGCGGCTACGTGCTGCTGGTGCAGGGCGACGGCACCGTCGTCGCCAACCCGCGCGACAAGGCCATGAACTTCAAGAACATCGCCGACGCGGGCGACCCGGCCTTCAAGACCCTGTTCGATCTCGGCTCCGGCTCGGCGCAGGTCTCCATCGGCGGCACCCGGTGCCTGGCCGAGGTGTTCACCTCGCCCAGACTGGGCTGGCGGTTCATCGGCATCATCGACAGGGCCGAGGTGCTGGCGGGGGCCAACGACCTGCTGTTCCAGATCGGCATGGTCATGGCCGTGTCCGTGGTGGTGATACTGGCGGCGCTGGGGCTGTTCATGGACCGCCTGGTGGTGCGCGGGCTGCTGCGGGTCACCGCGTTCCTGCGGGGCATCTCGCAGGGGGACTACGCGACGCGCATCGGCCTTGCCCGACGCGACGAGATCGGCCAGATCTACACCGCGCTGGACGAGATGGCCGCCACGCTGGAAGGCAACATCGCCGAAATCACCCACAAGACCGAAGAGGCCGAACGCCGCGCCCGCGATGCCCAGGAGGCGTCGGGCCGGGCTGAGGCCGCCTGCGCCATGGCCGAGGTGGCCCAGCGCGAGGGCATGCAGGCCGCCGCGCTGCGGCTGGAGGACGTGGTGGCCCACGTTACCGCCGCCTCCGCCGAAATCGCCCGCCAGACCGAGGAAATCCGCCACGGAGCAGGGGTGCAGGGCCAGCGCATTGCCGAAACGGCCACCGCCATGGAAGAAATGAACGCCACCGTGCTCGAGGTGGCGCGCAACGCGGGCAAGGCCGCCACCGAAAGCTCCGCCGCCAGGGACAAGGCCGTGGACGGCGAACGCACCGTGCAGCACTCCATGGAGGCCATGCGTGCCACCCGCGACCGCACCATGGGGCTGAAGGCCAACATGGACAACCTGGGCCGCCAGGCCGAGTCCATCGGCACCATCATGACCGTCATCGAGGACATCGCGGACCAGACCAACCTGCTGGCGCTGAACGCGGCCATCGAGGCGGCGCGCGCGGGCGATGCCGGGCGCGGGTTCGCCGTGGTGGCTGACGAGGTGCGCAAGCTGGCCGAAAAGACCATGGGCGCCACCAAGCAGGTGGGCGATTCCATCCGGGCCATCCAGGCCGAGGCGCGCCAGAACATGCAGGCCGTGGAAGGCGCTGTGCAGGACATGGAACGGGCGGTGGAACTGACCGGAACCTCCGGCCAGGCGCTTGAGGAAATCGTGCGCGGGGTGGAAACCTCTGCCGACCAGATTCAGGGCATCGCCACCGCCGCCGAGCAGCAATCCGCCACCAGCGACGAAATCAACCGGTCCATCGACGAGATAAACCGCATCACCGCAGATACCGCCCACGGCGTGGCCCGCACCTCCGATGCGGTGCGCGAACTGTCGGAACAGATGGCCCTGATCGGGGGCATCATTCGAGAGCTCAAGGGCGCGAACTGA
- a CDS encoding L-lactate permease: MNWVQNYDPLSNILLSALVAAVPLYVLFYMLAVRRAKGHFAAALGTTAAVLLAILVWGMPVNLAVNATLYGAAYGLFPIVWIVITAVWIYNMTVESGEFEIIKDSLARLTDDRRLQAIFIAFAFGSFIEGTAGFGTPVAITAAMLVGLGFNPLYAAGICLIANTAPVAFGAIGIPVIVAGQVSGLDTMHISQIVGRQLPFLSIIVPMWLCVTMCGFKRSLEVLPAVIVAGVCFAGSQYAFSNFHGPTLPDIMSAIITIIGLVLLLRVWKPASTWHFPDETPSALTGPSPYSFGEIIRAWMPYIILAIMVFFWGLPEIKPYLDGALGAGFTPLAAKGFAWPGLHNAIEKTAPIVAANAPYGAMFKLNIISAAGTAILFTGLAAVPMMPKYGYGQAIPCLFRTMHQLRFPILTIAMILGLAQIMNYSGMSSTMGLAFTKTGWLFPFFSPLLGWLGVFLTGSDTSSNALFSGLQRTTATSVGMDPHLAVAANSSGGVTGKMISPQSISVATAATKMVGQEGQLFRFTLWHSVAMTAFICVLTMLQAYPLKWMLP; encoded by the coding sequence ATGAACTGGGTGCAGAACTACGATCCGCTCTCGAACATCCTTTTGTCGGCACTGGTCGCCGCCGTGCCGCTGTATGTTCTTTTCTACATGCTGGCCGTGCGCCGCGCGAAGGGTCACTTCGCTGCCGCCCTCGGCACCACCGCGGCCGTGCTGCTCGCCATCCTGGTGTGGGGCATGCCCGTGAACCTGGCCGTCAATGCGACCCTGTACGGTGCAGCGTACGGGTTGTTCCCCATCGTCTGGATCGTCATCACGGCGGTGTGGATCTACAACATGACCGTCGAATCCGGCGAATTCGAGATCATCAAGGATTCGCTGGCACGCCTTACCGATGACCGTCGCCTGCAGGCCATCTTCATCGCCTTCGCGTTCGGTTCGTTCATCGAAGGCACCGCCGGTTTCGGCACCCCCGTGGCCATCACCGCGGCCATGCTGGTGGGCCTGGGCTTCAACCCGCTGTACGCCGCGGGTATCTGCCTTATCGCCAACACCGCTCCGGTGGCCTTCGGCGCCATCGGTATTCCGGTCATCGTCGCCGGCCAGGTGTCGGGCCTCGACACCATGCACATCAGCCAGATCGTGGGCCGTCAGCTGCCCTTCCTGTCGATCATCGTGCCCATGTGGCTGTGCGTGACCATGTGCGGCTTCAAGCGCTCGCTCGAAGTGCTGCCCGCCGTCATCGTGGCTGGCGTGTGCTTCGCCGGTTCGCAGTACGCCTTCTCGAACTTCCACGGCCCGACCCTGCCCGACATCATGTCGGCCATCATCACCATCATCGGCCTCGTGCTGCTGCTGCGCGTGTGGAAGCCCGCCTCCACCTGGCACTTCCCCGACGAAACCCCCTCGGCCCTGACCGGCCCCTCGCCTTACTCCTTCGGTGAAATCATCCGCGCCTGGATGCCCTACATCATCCTGGCCATCATGGTGTTCTTCTGGGGCCTGCCCGAAATCAAGCCCTACCTCGACGGCGCCCTGGGCGCTGGCTTCACCCCGCTGGCCGCCAAGGGCTTTGCCTGGCCGGGCCTGCACAACGCCATCGAAAAGACCGCGCCCATCGTGGCCGCCAATGCCCCGTACGGCGCCATGTTCAAGCTGAACATCATCTCCGCCGCCGGTACCGCGATCCTGTTCACCGGCCTTGCCGCGGTGCCCATGATGCCCAAGTACGGTTACGGCCAGGCCATTCCCTGCCTGTTCCGCACCATGCATCAGCTGCGCTTCCCCATCCTGACCATCGCCATGATCCTTGGCCTTGCCCAGATCATGAACTACTCCGGCATGAGCTCGACCATGGGCCTCGCCTTCACCAAGACCGGCTGGCTGTTCCCGTTCTTCTCGCCGCTGCTGGGCTGGCTGGGCGTGTTCCTGACCGGTTCGGACACCTCGTCCAACGCGCTGTTCAGCGGTCTGCAGCGCACCACCGCCACCAGCGTGGGCATGGACCCGCACCTGGCCGTTGCCGCCAACTCTTCGGGTGGCGTTACCGGCAAGATGATCTCGCCCCAGTCCATCTCGGTCGCCACCGCGGCCACCAAGATGGTCGGCCAGGAAGGCCAGCTGTTCCGCTTCACCCTGTGGCACTCCGTCGCGATGACCGCGTTCATCTGCGTGCTGACCATGCTCCAGGCCTACCCGCTGAAGTGGATGCTGCCGTAG
- a CDS encoding UbiX family flavin prenyltransferase, whose product MKRFVVGISGASGMPLAVTLLRGLRNAAPALPGGVQVHLVVSDAARQVLALESDLRAEDLLALADVVHDARDFGAPPSSGSWPHDGMVVCPCSMSTLAAIAHGTGSNLLHRAADVTLKERRPLVLVVRETPVSRVHLRNMLAAAEAGAVIMPPCPGFYARPASVQDILDHLAGRILDQIGVPNTLAARWGEAADTE is encoded by the coding sequence ATGAAACGTTTCGTGGTCGGCATATCCGGCGCCAGCGGCATGCCCCTGGCCGTCACCCTGCTGCGCGGGCTGCGCAACGCCGCGCCCGCCCTGCCCGGCGGCGTGCAGGTGCATCTTGTGGTGTCCGACGCCGCCCGGCAGGTGCTGGCGCTGGAATCGGACCTGCGCGCCGAAGACCTGCTGGCCCTGGCCGACGTGGTCCACGACGCGCGCGACTTCGGCGCGCCGCCGTCCAGCGGTTCGTGGCCGCACGACGGCATGGTGGTCTGCCCCTGCTCCATGAGCACGCTGGCCGCCATCGCCCACGGCACCGGCAGCAACCTGCTGCACCGCGCCGCCGACGTCACCCTGAAGGAGCGCCGCCCGCTGGTGCTGGTGGTGCGCGAAACGCCGGTGAGCCGGGTGCACCTGCGCAACATGCTGGCCGCCGCCGAGGCGGGCGCCGTAATCATGCCGCCCTGCCCCGGCTTTTACGCCCGGCCCGCCAGCGTGCAGGACATCCTGGACCACCTTGCCGGGCGCATTCTGGACCAGATCGGCGTGCCCAACACCCTTGCCGCCCGCTGGGGCGAGGCCGCCGACACGGAATAG
- a CDS encoding metal-dependent hydrolase yields MQYSLTWHGHANFQISCAGANVLVDPFFEGNPSASTPWSDIAPPDLVLVTHDHGDHVGQAVQICNATGALLGCIVGTAQRLLDEGLRPGLLLNSIGFNIGGTVTHKGVSVTMTQAFHSSESGAPVGYIVTMPGGFTFYHAGDTGIFASMELWGRLHSIDLAMLPIGGTFTMDARQAAMASAMLRTRSVVPMHWGTFPVLEQNTERFREQLRNHAPDCRLFDMKPGDTITLDMGEDGRGCAYC; encoded by the coding sequence ATGCAGTACAGCCTCACATGGCACGGCCACGCCAATTTCCAGATTTCCTGCGCTGGGGCCAACGTTCTCGTGGACCCGTTCTTCGAGGGCAACCCCTCGGCGTCCACCCCATGGAGCGACATCGCCCCGCCCGACCTCGTCCTGGTCACCCACGACCACGGCGACCACGTGGGCCAGGCGGTGCAGATCTGCAACGCCACCGGCGCGCTGCTGGGGTGCATCGTGGGCACCGCCCAGCGCCTGCTGGATGAAGGGCTGCGCCCCGGCCTGCTGCTGAACTCCATCGGCTTCAACATCGGCGGCACGGTGACGCACAAGGGTGTCAGCGTCACCATGACCCAGGCCTTCCACTCGTCCGAATCCGGCGCACCCGTGGGGTACATCGTGACCATGCCGGGCGGCTTCACCTTCTACCACGCCGGTGACACGGGCATCTTCGCGTCGATGGAGCTGTGGGGACGGCTGCATTCCATCGACCTTGCCATGCTGCCCATCGGCGGCACCTTCACCATGGACGCACGGCAGGCGGCCATGGCCAGCGCCATGCTGCGCACCCGCTCGGTGGTGCCCATGCACTGGGGCACCTTTCCGGTGCTGGAACAGAATACCGAGCGCTTTCGCGAGCAGCTGCGCAACCATGCCCCGGACTGTCGGCTGTTCGACATGAAGCCCGGCGACACCATCACCCTGGACATGGGTGAGGATGGCCGGGGCTGCGCCTACTGCTGA
- a CDS encoding GIY-YIG nuclease family protein translates to MEHAAVTYKWVVYLVRCADGTLYCGVTTDMERRLGEHNRGRGARYTRSRRPVTLIATAPFPDRSTAQKAEHHVKRLPPDRKQEALARYANALPVAAPPSAPRTKE, encoded by the coding sequence ATGGAACACGCGGCGGTAACATACAAATGGGTTGTCTATCTTGTGCGCTGTGCCGACGGGACGCTGTACTGCGGCGTCACCACGGACATGGAACGGCGCCTTGGCGAACACAACCGGGGCAGGGGCGCGCGCTACACGCGCTCGCGCCGCCCGGTCACGCTGATCGCCACCGCCCCGTTCCCTGACCGCAGCACCGCACAGAAGGCCGAGCATCACGTCAAACGGCTGCCCCCCGACAGGAAGCAGGAAGCACTGGCACGATACGCCAACGCACTTCCCGTCGCGGCGCCGCCGAGCGCCCCGCGCACGAAGGAATGA
- a CDS encoding DEAD/DEAH box helicase, translating to METLRFEELSLSKEILKAIEEMGFEEASPIQALAIPHILEGRDVIGQAQTGTGKTAAFGIPLLERIDPREKDIQGIILCPTRELAIQVAEELTQLASRKRGLYVLPVYGGQPIDRQFKALRRGAQVVVGTPGRVMDHMERGTINLSTVRMAVLDEADEMLDMGFRDDIEHILGQVPGEAQTVFFSATMPPAILDMAQRFLKTPEFLKVTQKQVTVPSIEQIYYEVRPFQKLEALCRVLDLYNPKRAIVFCSTKRGVDELTQHLQGRGYQADGLHGNLNQSQRDRVMARFRSNGIEILVATDVAARGIDVDDVEAVVNYDIPNAVEHYVHRIGRTGRAGRSGRAFTFVSGRDFYKLRDIKKFTKAHIVQHQVPTSSDVATVKTNQLLAEVRRHIEAGELEKYTDIVESFLDEDVTTVDMAAALLKLLMRRELGDAVPGGEKTPAGTGAEPGMVRLFLNVGRKMRVTARDIVGAIAGETGIPGRMIGAIDIRDRVSFVEVPADYAQEVISVMNGNQIRGFRLGVEPATPRDRE from the coding sequence ATGGAAACCTTACGCTTTGAAGAATTGTCCCTTTCCAAGGAAATCCTGAAGGCCATCGAAGAGATGGGCTTCGAAGAAGCCTCGCCCATCCAGGCATTGGCCATCCCCCACATCCTCGAAGGCCGCGACGTCATCGGCCAGGCCCAGACCGGCACCGGCAAGACCGCCGCCTTCGGCATTCCCCTGCTGGAACGCATCGACCCGCGCGAAAAGGACATCCAGGGCATCATCCTGTGCCCCACGCGCGAACTGGCCATCCAGGTGGCGGAAGAACTTACCCAACTGGCCTCGCGCAAGCGCGGCCTGTACGTGCTGCCCGTGTACGGCGGCCAGCCCATCGACCGCCAGTTCAAGGCCCTGCGCCGCGGCGCGCAGGTGGTGGTGGGCACGCCGGGCCGCGTCATGGACCACATGGAGCGCGGCACCATCAACCTTTCCACGGTGCGCATGGCCGTGCTGGATGAAGCCGACGAAATGCTCGACATGGGCTTTCGCGATGACATCGAGCACATCCTGGGCCAAGTGCCGGGCGAGGCGCAGACCGTCTTCTTCTCGGCCACCATGCCCCCGGCCATCCTGGACATGGCCCAGCGCTTCCTGAAGACGCCCGAATTCCTCAAGGTGACCCAGAAGCAGGTCACCGTGCCCAGCATCGAACAGATCTACTACGAGGTGCGGCCCTTCCAGAAGCTGGAGGCCCTGTGCCGCGTGCTGGACCTGTACAACCCCAAGCGCGCCATCGTGTTCTGCTCGACCAAGCGCGGGGTGGACGAACTGACCCAGCACCTGCAGGGGCGCGGCTACCAGGCCGACGGCCTGCACGGCAACCTCAACCAGTCGCAGCGCGACCGGGTGATGGCGCGCTTCCGCAGCAACGGCATCGAAATCCTGGTGGCCACCGACGTGGCCGCGCGCGGCATCGACGTGGACGACGTGGAAGCCGTGGTCAACTACGACATCCCCAACGCCGTCGAACACTACGTGCACCGCATCGGCCGCACGGGCCGCGCCGGGCGTTCGGGCCGGGCGTTCACCTTTGTCTCCGGGCGCGACTTCTACAAGCTGCGCGACATCAAGAAGTTCACCAAGGCGCACATCGTGCAGCACCAGGTGCCCACGTCCAGCGACGTGGCCACGGTGAAGACCAACCAGCTGCTGGCCGAAGTGCGCCGCCACATCGAGGCGGGCGAACTGGAAAAGTACACCGACATCGTGGAATCGTTCCTGGACGAGGACGTGACCACCGTGGACATGGCCGCAGCGCTGCTGAAGCTGCTGATGCGCCGTGAACTGGGCGACGCCGTGCCCGGCGGTGAAAAGACCCCCGCAGGCACCGGCGCCGAACCCGGCATGGTGCGCCTGTTCCTGAACGTGGGCCGCAAGATGCGCGTCACCGCGCGCGACATCGTGGGCGCCATCGCGGGCGAAACCGGCATCCCCGGCCGCATGATCGGGGCCATCGACATCCGCGACCGCGTGTCGTTCGTGGAAGTGCCCGCCGACTACGCGCAGGAAGTCATCTCGGTGATGAACGGCAACCAGATCCGGGGCTTCCGCCTTGGGGTGGAGCCGGCTACGCCGCGCGACCGGGAATAG
- a CDS encoding LysE/ArgO family amino acid transporter has protein sequence MHLAPYLQGLGIGASLIIAIGAQNAFVLTQSLRRNHHMAVAALCALIDVVLITAGVAGVGTAVAASPLLRQGAAVGGAVFLAWFGFGALRSALRPGILEADRAVGDGGRTSLRRALGATLAVSLLNPHVYLDTVVMLGGISGHYPAPERFSFGAGAATASCLWFLALGGCGRVLAPLFRKPVAWRVLDGSVCLVVWGVALSLARQAWAG, from the coding sequence ATGCACCTTGCACCCTACCTTCAGGGCCTCGGCATCGGGGCCAGCCTGATCATCGCCATCGGCGCGCAGAACGCCTTCGTGCTGACCCAGAGCCTGCGCCGCAACCACCACATGGCCGTGGCCGCGCTGTGCGCGCTTATCGACGTGGTGCTGATCACCGCCGGGGTGGCCGGGGTGGGCACGGCGGTTGCCGCCAGCCCGCTGCTGCGGCAGGGCGCCGCCGTGGGCGGGGCGGTGTTTCTGGCGTGGTTCGGGTTCGGGGCGCTGCGCTCGGCCCTGCGGCCCGGCATCCTTGAAGCCGACAGGGCAGTGGGCGACGGCGGGCGCACCAGCCTGCGCCGGGCGCTGGGGGCCACGCTGGCCGTGTCCCTGCTGAACCCGCACGTGTACCTCGATACCGTGGTCATGCTGGGCGGCATCAGCGGACACTACCCGGCCCCGGAACGCTTTTCCTTCGGCGCGGGCGCGGCCACGGCCTCGTGCCTGTGGTTCCTTGCCCTTGGCGGCTGCGGCAGGGTGCTGGCCCCGCTGTTCCGCAAGCCCGTGGCCTGGCGCGTGCTGGACGGCAGCGTGTGCCTGGTGGTGTGGGGCGTGGCCCTGTCCCTGGCCCGGCAAGCCTGGGCGGGGTAG
- a CDS encoding LysR family transcriptional regulator ArgP, translating into MLDYRLVEAVAAVIREGGFERAARVLHLTQSAVSQRVKALEDQLGTVLVVRATPARATDEGRRLLAHCDKVGLLETDLAVALRPEGGAGGASDSPDAETSDIPHIPWTTLPVAVNADSLATWFPDAVAPFLRAERALLDLSVDDQERTHLLLRDGHVAAAVSTRAAAVQGCRCLPLGRVDYLCLAAPHFAAQWFPAGLTEAALCRAPAVIFNRADEVHHQFLRSLLPSAASFDRIARSLPLHYIPSSERFVDVVAQGLAYGMIPLPQARQHLADGRLIDLAPGHAVPIRLYWHCWGLRTRLLDALTHHVVSHAQQVLAQE; encoded by the coding sequence ATGCTCGACTATCGACTTGTGGAGGCCGTGGCCGCCGTCATCCGTGAAGGGGGCTTCGAGCGGGCCGCGCGGGTGCTGCACCTGACGCAGTCCGCCGTGTCGCAGCGGGTCAAGGCGCTGGAGGACCAGCTGGGCACCGTGCTGGTGGTGCGCGCCACCCCGGCCCGCGCCACCGACGAGGGCCGCCGCCTGCTGGCCCATTGCGACAAGGTGGGCCTGCTGGAAACCGACCTTGCCGTCGCGCTGCGGCCCGAGGGCGGGGCTGGCGGCGCGTCCGATTCTCCAGACGCGGAAACCTCCGATATTCCACACATCCCATGGACCACCCTGCCCGTGGCCGTGAACGCCGACAGCCTGGCCACGTGGTTTCCCGACGCCGTGGCCCCGTTCCTGCGCGCGGAACGCGCCCTGCTCGATCTTTCCGTGGACGATCAGGAGCGCACCCACCTTCTGCTGCGCGACGGCCACGTGGCCGCCGCCGTGTCCACCCGCGCCGCCGCCGTACAGGGCTGTCGCTGCCTTCCGCTGGGCCGGGTGGACTACCTGTGCCTGGCCGCGCCCCACTTCGCCGCGCAATGGTTCCCCGCCGGGCTCACCGAAGCCGCCCTGTGCCGCGCGCCCGCCGTGATCTTCAACCGTGCGGACGAGGTGCATCATCAGTTCCTGCGCAGCCTGCTGCCTAGCGCCGCCTCCTTCGACCGCATCGCCCGCAGCCTGCCGCTGCACTACATCCCCTCGTCCGAACGCTTCGTGGACGTGGTGGCCCAGGGCCTTGCCTACGGCATGATCCCCCTGCCCCAGGCCCGCCAACACCTTGCCGATGGACGCCTGATCGACCTTGCCCCCGGACACGCCGTGCCCATCCGCCTCTACTGGCACTGCTGGGGTCTGCGCACCCGCCTGCTCGATGCCCTCACCCACCACGTGGTCAGTCATGCCCAACAGGTGTTGGCGCAGGAATAG
- the cobT gene encoding nicotinate-nucleotide--dimethylbenzimidazole phosphoribosyltransferase has translation MPSLSPQLLDLIAAIDPVDHGHDPAGQAHLDNLTKPRGSLGRLEDLALQLHRIQGGARPLAADPARIFTIAGDHGVAAEGVSLFPQEVTRQMVLNFLNGGAGINVLCATAGIDLRVVDAGCLGDDFDPHPQLIRRKVAPGTANMTHGPAMTREQCEAALLLGADLAAQAAADGCRCVGTGDMGIANTTPSTALYCAYLGLDPEAVTGPGTGLDAHGVARKARVIRAALTANRRTVESGDPVDILAAVGGLEIAALAGLILGAARHRMVAVIDGFISTAAYTAAWKIAPAVAGYCVFSHASAELGHKAILHKLDIRPLLDLGLRLGEGTGGALSIFLLRSAADIFEKMATFGDAGVDAGK, from the coding sequence ATGCCGTCCTTGTCTCCGCAGCTTCTCGATCTCATCGCCGCCATCGACCCCGTGGACCACGGCCACGACCCCGCCGGGCAGGCCCATCTGGACAACCTGACCAAGCCGCGCGGCAGCCTGGGCCGTCTGGAAGACCTGGCCCTGCAACTGCACCGCATTCAGGGCGGCGCGCGCCCCCTGGCCGCCGACCCCGCGCGCATCTTCACCATCGCGGGCGACCACGGCGTGGCCGCCGAGGGCGTCTCGCTGTTTCCGCAGGAAGTGACCCGCCAGATGGTGCTCAACTTCCTGAACGGCGGCGCGGGCATCAACGTGCTGTGCGCCACCGCGGGCATCGACCTGCGCGTGGTGGATGCCGGGTGCCTGGGCGACGACTTCGACCCGCATCCGCAACTCATCCGCCGCAAGGTGGCCCCCGGCACCGCCAACATGACGCACGGCCCGGCCATGACCCGCGAACAGTGCGAGGCCGCCCTGCTGCTGGGCGCCGACCTTGCCGCGCAGGCCGCCGCCGACGGCTGCCGTTGCGTGGGCACCGGCGACATGGGCATCGCCAACACCACGCCCTCCACCGCCCTGTACTGCGCGTACCTTGGCCTGGACCCCGAAGCCGTCACCGGCCCCGGCACGGGCCTGGACGCCCACGGCGTGGCCCGCAAGGCCCGGGTCATCCGCGCCGCCCTTACCGCCAACCGCCGCACCGTCGAATCCGGCGACCCCGTGGACATCCTGGCCGCCGTTGGGGGCCTCGAAATCGCCGCGTTGGCCGGGCTCATCCTTGGCGCGGCCCGCCACCGCATGGTGGCCGTCATCGACGGGTTCATCTCCACCGCCGCGTACACCGCCGCGTGGAAGATCGCCCCCGCCGTGGCCGGGTACTGCGTGTTCAGCCACGCCTCCGCCGAACTGGGCCACAAGGCCATCCTGCACAAGCTGGACATCCGCCCCCTGCTCGACCTCGGCCTGCGCCTCGGCGAAGGCACCGGCGGCGCGCTGTCCATCTTCCTGCTGCGCAGCGCCGCCGACATCTTCGAGAAGATGGCCACCTTCGGCGATGCCGGGGTGGATGCCGGGAAGTAG